In the genome of Nitrospirota bacterium, one region contains:
- a CDS encoding XTP/dITP diphosphatase, with protein MKIVLSTRNQGKIEEILSIINNSGLMDKVEIETLDSYPGIPDILEDGRTFSENASKKALTVARFTGHIAVSDDSGLEVDALNGAPGVYSARFAGEGAADPDNIKKLLGLLKNIPSEKRGARFVCVIAIATPSGNVRLAEGVCPGLIAEEERGTSGFGYDPVFVVPEYGKTFAELGSEIKNKISHRAAAVGKISNILEDLIIQRL; from the coding sequence ATGAAGATAGTTCTATCAACAAGAAATCAGGGCAAGATAGAGGAAATACTCTCAATCATAAATAACTCAGGGCTTATGGACAAAGTTGAGATAGAAACCCTCGACTCTTATCCCGGAATTCCAGACATCCTTGAGGATGGCAGGACTTTTTCAGAAAATGCCTCAAAGAAGGCACTTACAGTTGCAAGATTTACCGGTCATATTGCTGTTTCTGATGATTCCGGCCTTGAGGTGGATGCATTGAATGGAGCGCCTGGTGTATATTCAGCAAGATTCGCAGGGGAAGGTGCTGCAGACCCTGATAACATAAAAAAACTTCTTGGATTGTTAAAGAACATCCCTTCAGAGAAAAGAGGTGCAAGGTTTGTATGTGTGATAGCCATTGCAACTCCATCAGGCAATGTGCGTCTTGCAGAAGGGGTTTGCCCCGGATTAATTGCTGAAGAAGAACGCGGGACATCCGGTTTTGGTTATGACCCTGTTTTTGTAGTCCCTGAATATGGAAAGACATTTGCCGAGCTGGGGAGTGAGATAAAGAATAAGATAAGCCATCGTGCAGCCGCGGTTGGCAAGATCAGCAATATCCTTGAAGATCTAATCATTCAGAGATTATAA